A segment of the Rhizobium sp. ZPR4 genome:
CCTCGACCTTGTGGGCTTTTGTTCGGATTTCTATACGGAGGGCAAGACGCCGACGAGCGGCTTTGCCATGGCGCTCTGGCTCAGCGATCTGAAATTGCCCGGCGCGATCGTGCTTGCAGGTTTCTCGGCCAGACGCAGTCAGAAGTGGAGGGTGGTTTCCGCTCACGATTGGAGCTTCGAGCAGACCTTCCTGCGCCTGTTTGCCCGGTTGGGAAAGATCACCATCCATGGTGGGGTCGCACTGAACCCGTATATCAGCCTTGCCCAGCGCTTCACGGAAGTTCCTCCGGCCGAGATTGCTCTGGCAGCGGCCGAGGTTTTGTCGGAGCGGCTCGGTAATACCGATGCCGAAATAGACAAGCTGATCTCCCTGACGAATGTGATTCGCTCCGCGGATAACTTCATGCGCCGCCTCAGGCCGAAATTTCTCAAGCGCAAGCCGAAAGGCTCTCCCGGGGAATAACGAAGGCGAGGGGCAGTCTTTCCGCAGCATACGCGGCAGCTTCGCCCCGGTGGCGGATCTTCCGCCCGGTTATGTCCTGCGCGAAGTTGCGGGTTCGATTGGGAAAAAGCAAAAAACGCTCTTGCCAATCGTTT
Coding sequences within it:
- a CDS encoding 3-deoxy-manno-octulosonate cytidylyltransferase; its protein translation is MDHKTTGNIDVGIPAAGSAAGLNSADEWRAILMGFSHIVLVANSDAVDIASLQAQFPQTALFVFFNKVYKVLDRPFHGHSLLISRGQPRGANIVYRGEVGEVVKFFPQEYFLGIMNIRLGLEEKLNPAADFQGAPTGHLDLVGFCSDFYTEGKTPTSGFAMALWLSDLKLPGAIVLAGFSARRSQKWRVVSAHDWSFEQTFLRLFARLGKITIHGGVALNPYISLAQRFTEVPPAEIALAAAEVLSERLGNTDAEIDKLISLTNVIRSADNFMRRLRPKFLKRKPKGSPGE